One Nodularia sp. LEGE 06071 DNA segment encodes these proteins:
- a CDS encoding PAS domain S-box protein, translating into MNFSLIFANYPHSIWLYDLKTGQFLDVNEAAVIQYGYSREEFLQMQITDIHPAEDIVLLRKCLTEKNSSFKLSGQWKHCQKNGKIIHVETVTHAIKYGENDAHLVDIRDITERKKIEKSIQESEARFREIYQAIPVPLIISRLSDGLILYANRELRQIFGFSAEDLVNRPVSDLYYDPAQRKLILAALTQDESVKNYELLLKRADKSYFWAIASLQYLSFNGESAILAVFSDITERKQTELALKAQAEREQLMRTVAQRIRQSLNLQEILNTTVQEVRDLLRVDRVVVYQFAPDMSGTIVAESVGAGWTVALGVKIEDTCFQTGGGVEYHQGRKQAIANIYEAGLSDCHLHLLEQFEVQANLVVPILLKIDEDNTGSCLWGLLVAHQCSRSRDWEDHQLDLLDQLTVQIAIAIQQSSIFQQAQNQLAERQKAEINLRAALVEKEVLLKEVHHRVKNNLQIVSSLLQLQSQTIKDPEISRVFQDSQNRIDSISLIHKNLYIAPNIGKLDVVEYVENLVTSIIISYQLEPGRISLETQIEAVNLNIDQAIACGLVINELLSNSLKHAFPGQKTGKITLSLRSIGNNIEMIIQDNGVGLPANLDWSNADSLGLSLVYDLVTEQIEGSITVERNHGTGFKIEFPNLTLHQ; encoded by the coding sequence ATGAATTTTAGTTTGATTTTCGCCAATTATCCTCACAGTATATGGCTATATGACCTCAAAACTGGGCAGTTTTTAGATGTAAATGAAGCTGCTGTTATTCAATATGGCTACTCTCGCGAAGAGTTTTTGCAGATGCAAATAACTGATATTCATCCTGCCGAAGATATTGTTTTATTACGAAAATGTTTAACGGAAAAAAATTCTAGCTTCAAATTATCTGGTCAATGGAAACATTGTCAAAAAAATGGCAAAATTATTCATGTTGAAACTGTTACACACGCAATAAAGTATGGTGAAAATGATGCTCATTTAGTAGATATCAGAGATATCACAGAGCGGAAAAAAATCGAAAAAAGTATTCAGGAAAGTGAAGCTAGATTTCGAGAAATTTATCAAGCCATTCCTGTGCCATTAATTATTTCCCGCTTATCTGATGGGTTGATTTTATATGCTAATCGAGAATTGCGGCAAATATTTGGGTTTTCGGCAGAGGATTTAGTTAATCGCCCAGTTTCAGATTTATACTATGATCCGGCTCAGAGAAAACTAATTTTGGCAGCCCTTACCCAAGATGAATCGGTGAAAAATTATGAATTGCTACTGAAGAGAGCCGACAAAAGTTATTTCTGGGCGATCGCGTCACTTCAGTATTTAAGTTTTAATGGTGAATCGGCAATATTAGCTGTATTCTCCGACATTACAGAACGTAAGCAAACTGAACTAGCTCTCAAGGCTCAGGCTGAACGAGAACAATTAATGCGAACTGTGGCTCAACGAATTCGGCAATCTTTAAATCTGCAAGAGATTCTGAATACGACAGTTCAAGAAGTGCGGGATTTGCTCAGGGTTGATCGAGTTGTAGTTTATCAGTTCGCCCCAGATATGAGCGGTACAATTGTCGCCGAATCAGTGGGCGCAGGATGGACAGTGGCTTTAGGCGTAAAAATTGAAGATACGTGTTTTCAGACAGGAGGAGGCGTAGAGTATCATCAGGGACGCAAGCAGGCGATCGCTAATATTTACGAAGCGGGATTGAGTGATTGTCATCTTCACTTGTTAGAACAGTTTGAAGTCCAAGCTAATTTAGTCGTGCCGATTCTATTGAAAATAGATGAAGACAATACTGGCTCGTGTTTGTGGGGTTTATTGGTGGCGCACCAATGCTCTCGTAGCCGCGATTGGGAAGATCATCAATTGGATTTGCTCGATCAACTAACAGTGCAAATTGCGATCGCCATTCAACAATCAAGTATATTCCAACAAGCTCAGAATCAACTAGCTGAACGACAAAAAGCCGAAATCAACTTAAGAGCAGCATTAGTAGAAAAAGAAGTTTTATTAAAAGAAGTTCATCATCGAGTTAAAAATAACCTGCAAATTGTATCGAGTCTGTTACAACTCCAGTCTCAAACAATTAAAGATCCGGAAATTAGCCGAGTTTTCCAAGACAGCCAAAATCGCATTGACTCCATCTCTCTAATTCACAAAAACTTATATATTGCGCCCAATATCGGCAAACTGGACGTTGTGGAATATGTCGAGAATCTGGTAACTAGTATCATAATTTCTTATCAGCTAGAACCAGGTAGGATTTCCCTAGAAACTCAGATAGAAGCAGTTAATTTGAATATTGATCAAGCTATTGCCTGTGGGCTGGTGATCAATGAATTATTATCCAATTCCCTCAAACACGCTTTTCCTGGTCAAAAAACAGGTAAAATTACTCTGAGCTTACGTAGTATTGGTAACAATATTGAGATGATCATTCAAGATAATGGCGTTGGTTTACCAGCTAACTTAGATTGGAGTAATGCGGATTCTTTAGGTCTTTCATTAGTTTATGACTTAGTGACCGAACAAATAGAAGGCAGCATTACTGTAGAACGTAATCATGGCACAGGATTCAAAATAGAGTTTCCCAATTTAACTTTGCATCAATAA
- a CDS encoding cation-transporting P-type ATPase yields MSATAMGSRQSHEYHALPAQAAAQTLNSDPEKGLTSGEVNNRLAEFGKNELKGKPGKPAWLRFLLQFNQALLYILLVAGLIKALLGQWTNASVIWGVTLINAIIGFVQESKAEGAIAALAKAVTTEATVIRNGQKSRISSQELVPGDIVLLTSGDKIPADLRLLNTRNLQVDESALTGESVPVEKSTTTVSADTPLAERVNMAYAGSFVTFGQGNGVVVSTANATEMGRISQSLERQTNLSTPLTRKFDKFSHQLLYIILGLAAMTFAVGLGQGQSWPAMFEAAVALAVSAIPEGLPAVVTVTMAIGVDRMARRHAIIRKLPAVETLGGATVICSDKTGTLTENQMTVQGIYAGGNNFSVSGTGYNPDGDILFEQQTVNLASGNFPTLKACLMAGLLCTDSHLEQKNGNWIVVGDPTEGALIAVANKAGWNQSQMAKSIPRIDGIPFESQFQYMATLHDSHESLEQAGDGAKTIYVKGSVEAILSRCQEMLNANAEPEPINRELIEQQVEALATEGMRVLAFAKKVVPDGQTSVDHEDITTGLIFLGLQGMIDPPRPEVIAAVRACKTAGIQVKMITGDHITTAKAIAERIGLEKDGRVRAFEGKQLTAMDDHELTLAAEHGVVFARVAPEQKFRLVESLQSQGEIVAMTGDGVNDAPALRQADIGIAMGGAGTDVAREASDMLLTDDNFASIEAAVEEGRTVYQNLRKAIAFILPVNGGESMTILISALFARELPILSLQVLWLNMVNSVAMTVPLAFEPKSERVMKLKPRNPREPLLSGTLFQRIAAVSIFNWILIFGMFEWVRQDTNNIDLARTMAIQALVVGRIVYLLSISHLGNALFRTLRGQKARISDGKSMAFAILGTIVLQVIFSQWGVMNTLFKTAPLNLEQWLICLIPALPMIPLALFVNRIDPAE; encoded by the coding sequence ATGTCTGCAACTGCAATGGGTAGCCGACAGTCACATGAATATCACGCACTACCAGCACAAGCAGCGGCTCAAACCCTCAATAGCGACCCGGAAAAGGGTTTAACTTCAGGAGAAGTTAATAATCGACTCGCAGAATTTGGTAAGAATGAACTCAAGGGCAAACCTGGAAAACCCGCTTGGTTGAGATTTTTATTACAATTTAATCAAGCTTTGCTCTACATTCTGCTGGTAGCTGGGTTAATCAAAGCGTTGTTAGGTCAATGGACAAATGCATCTGTAATTTGGGGCGTAACACTGATTAATGCCATTATCGGCTTTGTTCAGGAATCAAAAGCTGAAGGTGCGATCGCCGCTTTAGCTAAAGCCGTGACTACAGAGGCTACAGTCATCCGTAATGGGCAGAAATCCCGCATTTCTTCCCAAGAATTAGTGCCGGGGGATATAGTCTTGCTGACTTCTGGTGACAAGATTCCGGCTGATTTGCGTCTGCTGAATACGCGCAACTTACAGGTAGATGAGTCAGCCTTGACTGGGGAATCTGTGCCTGTGGAAAAATCTACTACAACTGTCAGTGCAGATACTCCCTTAGCAGAACGGGTGAACATGGCTTATGCAGGGAGTTTTGTCACCTTTGGACAAGGTAACGGGGTCGTAGTTTCCACAGCAAATGCTACAGAAATGGGGCGGATATCCCAGTCCCTAGAACGGCAAACTAACCTGAGTACACCCCTAACTCGCAAGTTTGATAAATTTAGTCACCAATTGCTCTACATAATTTTGGGACTAGCGGCAATGACCTTTGCCGTAGGTTTAGGACAAGGACAGTCCTGGCCAGCAATGTTTGAAGCGGCTGTGGCTTTAGCTGTGAGTGCGATTCCCGAAGGTTTACCGGCTGTGGTGACAGTCACAATGGCCATTGGGGTGGATCGGATGGCACGCCGTCACGCCATTATTCGCAAGTTACCAGCTGTGGAAACTTTAGGCGGTGCGACGGTAATTTGTTCTGATAAAACTGGAACTCTGACGGAAAATCAGATGACAGTCCAGGGAATTTATGCCGGCGGAAATAATTTTTCGGTGAGTGGTACAGGTTATAATCCAGATGGGGATATCCTATTTGAGCAGCAAACTGTAAATTTAGCATCAGGCAATTTCCCCACTCTCAAAGCTTGTTTGATGGCTGGGTTACTCTGCACAGATTCTCATTTAGAACAAAAGAATGGTAATTGGATTGTAGTTGGTGATCCGACTGAAGGTGCTTTAATTGCAGTTGCGAATAAAGCCGGGTGGAATCAGTCCCAGATGGCTAAGTCAATTCCCCGAATCGATGGTATTCCCTTTGAATCTCAGTTTCAGTACATGGCGACGCTACATGATAGCCATGAGTCATTAGAGCAAGCTGGTGATGGTGCTAAAACTATTTACGTTAAAGGTTCTGTAGAGGCAATTTTGAGCCGTTGTCAGGAGATGCTCAATGCTAACGCCGAACCAGAACCAATCAACCGGGAATTAATCGAACAGCAAGTTGAAGCCTTGGCTACCGAAGGGATGCGGGTATTGGCGTTTGCGAAGAAGGTTGTGCCAGATGGTCAAACTTCAGTCGATCACGAGGATATTACCACGGGGTTGATTTTCTTAGGCTTACAGGGAATGATTGACCCACCGCGACCAGAAGTCATCGCTGCGGTGCGTGCCTGTAAAACTGCGGGGATTCAGGTGAAGATGATTACAGGTGACCACATTACCACAGCGAAAGCGATCGCAGAACGAATTGGTTTAGAAAAAGATGGTAGGGTGCGCGCTTTTGAGGGTAAACAACTCACGGCAATGGATGATCATGAACTGACCCTAGCCGCAGAGCATGGTGTAGTATTTGCTAGAGTTGCTCCAGAACAAAAATTCCGGTTAGTAGAATCATTGCAGTCTCAAGGTGAAATTGTCGCCATGACTGGAGATGGTGTAAATGATGCGCCGGCACTGAGACAAGCGGATATTGGCATAGCAATGGGTGGCGCAGGTACAGATGTAGCCAGAGAAGCTTCAGATATGTTGCTTACCGATGATAACTTTGCCTCTATTGAAGCCGCAGTGGAAGAAGGGCGGACAGTTTATCAGAACTTGCGAAAAGCGATCGCCTTTATTCTACCTGTCAACGGTGGCGAATCGATGACAATTCTGATTAGTGCCTTATTCGCCAGAGAGTTACCAATTTTATCGCTGCAAGTTCTGTGGTTGAACATGGTCAACTCAGTCGCTATGACCGTACCTTTAGCATTTGAACCCAAATCTGAGCGAGTAATGAAACTCAAGCCCCGCAACCCACGGGAGCCATTACTTTCAGGTACACTATTTCAACGTATTGCCGCAGTTTCCATATTTAACTGGATTCTAATTTTTGGAATGTTTGAATGGGTGCGTCAAGACACAAATAATATTGATCTGGCGCGGACAATGGCCATTCAAGCTTTAGTAGTTGGGCGAATTGTTTATTTATTGAGTATCAGCCACTTAGGAAATGCTCTATTCCGAACACTCAGAGGTCAGAAAGCCAGGATCAGCGATGGCAAATCAATGGCTTTTGCTATACTCGGCACAATTGTGCTACAAGTCATCTTTAGTCAATGGGGTGTGATGAATACTTTATTTAAAACTGCGCCATTGAATTTAGAGCAATGGCTGATTTGTTTGATTCCCGCTTTACCGATGATTCCCCTAGCTTTGTTTGTGAATCGCATCGATCCTGCGGAATAA
- a CDS encoding RNA recognition motif domain-containing protein has protein sequence MTIYVGNLSYHATEEDLRAVFADYGEVKRVVLPTDRETGRMRGFAFVEMNEDAQEDAAITELDGAEWMGRQLRVNKAKPREDNRREDSRGANWSKKQDF, from the coding sequence ATGACTATTTACGTTGGAAACCTCTCTTACCACGCTACTGAAGAAGACTTAAGAGCTGTATTTGCAGATTACGGCGAAGTCAAAAGAGTAGTTTTACCTACTGACCGCGAAACAGGACGGATGCGTGGCTTTGCATTTGTGGAAATGAATGAAGATGCTCAAGAAGACGCTGCTATTACCGAGTTAGATGGTGCAGAATGGATGGGTCGTCAACTGAGAGTCAATAAAGCCAAACCCAGGGAGGATAACCGACGGGAAGATAGTCGGGGAGCGAATTGGAGTAAAAAACAAGATTTTTAA
- a CDS encoding LAGLIDADG family homing endonuclease produces MVRELERKRQSAEFPETAPAANPVFFRTYSRRTKAGLRETWDEVCDRTIQGIIELGKLTPGEIAILENMQRNLKALPSGRWLWVGGTEWVSKPKNFSGAYNCTSTNLQDWSAFGLMMDLAMMGCGTGAVIEPQYINQLPPIRNYLNVTVNGEIGSTSPELRREYTQTEIEGNNVIIHVGDSREGWVESYKSLLELSTDERFTTEVEVVVDLSDVRQAGETLNGFGGVANPVKLPGLYQRCVSILNKARGRQLNSVECCLLIDQAAVTIVAGNIRRCLPEDALVHTNKGLVPISDVQVDDLVQTPLGFRRVVDKFDQGFQDVYEIETNATYPRATLNHRQAVLADAKGSVTWKSIASLVPGDRLLHNTQVLPGTLTHLPPDFTASRPTQSRTAKSLIIPDLTPEVAWLIGLTHGDGYVALGRNQHDKPYGRVEWTMNSLDSELTARIQTKIDTALALFGLTATHGVINGENTAKSICSSIRLAEYFHHYIKQPRIPLTVPNFILQGSVDIRAAYLAGLMDSDGGVNNRPPHLVTSIYQSFIRQVGAVLSSLGIAGRVTTTRPQQAGWQLKYNLTIPALKGRYNSLIALHSVKGELRQGLRHLLQVGKPAQSSGLKMYGFTVPGAVMREAYSYSEMREMGFQGSRTVDANYERYITETDISLDIPVTVKGLGSYDHVHTYDIEVEEAHCFYCDGYLTHNSAGMRQFKADDEQGATAKDNLWQQDENGNWRIDPERDALRMANHTRVFHRKPTLEECVEAVRKQYYSGEGAIQWAGEAVARSNCDLLPTQALKVDFLKSYEQGTAKEWLQAHYPDLDAKELEHRLARYGLNPCGK; encoded by the coding sequence ATGGTTCGAGAGTTAGAAAGAAAACGTCAGAGTGCAGAATTTCCCGAAACAGCGCCAGCTGCTAATCCTGTATTTTTTAGAACCTACAGCCGCCGCACAAAGGCAGGGCTGAGGGAAACATGGGATGAGGTATGCGATCGCACGATCCAAGGCATCATTGAGTTAGGGAAGCTCACCCCAGGTGAAATTGCCATCCTAGAAAATATGCAACGTAACCTCAAAGCCTTACCCAGTGGACGCTGGTTATGGGTAGGTGGTACAGAATGGGTCAGCAAACCCAAAAACTTTTCTGGGGCTTACAATTGCACCTCCACCAACCTGCAAGACTGGAGCGCCTTCGGGTTGATGATGGATTTAGCCATGATGGGCTGTGGGACTGGAGCCGTTATAGAACCGCAATATATTAATCAATTACCTCCCATCCGCAATTACTTAAATGTGACGGTAAATGGAGAAATTGGTAGCACATCTCCAGAATTACGTCGTGAATACACTCAAACCGAAATAGAAGGTAACAACGTTATCATCCATGTGGGAGATAGCCGGGAAGGTTGGGTAGAATCCTATAAAAGCTTATTGGAACTTTCCACAGATGAACGATTTACTACAGAAGTGGAAGTAGTCGTTGATTTGAGCGATGTTCGTCAAGCTGGAGAAACTCTCAACGGCTTTGGCGGAGTGGCTAATCCTGTCAAGTTACCAGGACTCTATCAGCGTTGTGTATCCATCCTCAATAAAGCCAGAGGACGACAATTAAATTCAGTGGAATGCTGTTTGTTAATTGATCAAGCTGCTGTCACAATTGTGGCGGGCAATATTCGGCGCTGTCTACCTGAAGATGCTTTGGTGCATACGAACAAAGGACTTGTTCCCATTAGCGATGTCCAAGTAGACGACTTAGTGCAGACACCTCTGGGATTTCGGCGAGTTGTGGATAAATTCGACCAAGGGTTTCAGGATGTCTACGAAATTGAAACCAATGCTACTTACCCCAGGGCAACTTTAAATCATCGGCAAGCAGTGCTGGCAGATGCTAAAGGTAGTGTTACGTGGAAATCTATTGCTAGTTTAGTACCAGGCGATCGCTTGCTGCACAACACCCAAGTTTTACCAGGTACACTCACCCATTTACCCCCGGATTTTACAGCCTCCAGACCTACACAAAGTCGCACAGCTAAGTCATTAATTATTCCTGATCTCACACCTGAAGTAGCTTGGCTGATTGGGTTGACTCATGGTGATGGCTATGTTGCACTCGGTCGAAATCAGCATGACAAGCCCTATGGACGGGTTGAATGGACAATGAACAGTTTGGATTCAGAACTCACCGCTAGAATTCAAACCAAAATAGATACTGCTTTAGCTTTATTTGGATTGACTGCTACTCATGGTGTCATCAATGGTGAAAACACAGCTAAGTCAATATGTTCATCCATTCGCCTAGCTGAATACTTCCATCACTACATCAAGCAACCTCGTATTCCCTTAACCGTGCCTAATTTCATTTTGCAGGGTTCAGTAGATATTAGAGCCGCTTACCTAGCTGGATTAATGGATAGTGATGGTGGAGTTAATAACCGACCCCCTCATTTAGTAACATCGATTTATCAGTCATTTATCAGACAAGTTGGTGCAGTTTTATCCAGCTTGGGTATTGCGGGTAGAGTCACCACTACTCGTCCCCAACAAGCAGGATGGCAACTTAAATACAACTTGACAATTCCCGCCCTCAAAGGACGTTATAACAGTCTGATAGCGCTGCACTCTGTGAAAGGCGAACTACGTCAAGGGTTACGCCACTTGCTACAAGTCGGGAAACCCGCCCAAAGCAGTGGCTTAAAAATGTATGGTTTCACCGTTCCTGGTGCAGTCATGCGGGAGGCTTACAGCTACAGCGAAATGCGAGAAATGGGATTCCAAGGTTCTCGCACTGTTGATGCCAATTATGAGCGCTATATCACCGAAACTGATATCTCATTAGATATTCCAGTCACAGTAAAAGGACTGGGAAGCTACGATCATGTCCACACTTATGACATTGAAGTTGAAGAAGCTCATTGTTTCTACTGCGATGGCTATTTGACGCACAACAGTGCCGGTATGAGGCAGTTCAAGGCAGACGATGAACAAGGCGCAACTGCCAAAGATAACCTCTGGCAACAGGATGAAAATGGCAACTGGCGTATTGATCCTGAGCGTGACGCTTTACGGATGGCTAACCATACCAGAGTGTTTCACCGTAAGCCCACATTAGAAGAATGTGTAGAAGCTGTTCGCAAACAATACTACAGTGGCGAAGGTGCGATTCAATGGGCTGGTGAAGCAGTAGCTCGATCCAACTGTGATTTGCTACCAACACAAGCTTTAAAAGTTGATTTCTTGAAATCTTATGAACAAGGAACAGCAAAAGAGTGGTTACAAGCCCACTATCCTGATTTAGATGCCAAAGAACTAGAACATCGTTTAGCTCGTTACGGTTTAAATCCGTGTGGTAAGTAA
- a CDS encoding UPF0182 family protein, whose amino-acid sequence MLWKWCFRLLIIFLGVWLLLDLVSRLGAEIFWFENVGYVQVFLLRIITQGGLWILVAGVTATFLLGNLRFAQQLKYPDSLKIKEVRREEAAIDSDLQNFLSPNYPKPDETQTPKSRTKSLRLLWLLPIALVFSLLVGLMLAHYGEIAVSYWHSPIIRTVPPVPPLFRPERIWQLISVQIVSQGWSIALVAGVAIAIIIYPQFFLAAIALGFSLLFAWVLSHNWARVLQYFSPTSFKASEPLFGLDISFYIFSLPFWELLELWLMGLFLYAFVSVSLTYLLSADSLSQGIFPGFSSRQQRHLSGLGGLFMLVVALSYWLSRYELVYSQRGVTYGASYTDVTAVLPAYTILCVFALILAFYLLWRTFSWKPQSQYRPLIFYGLGLYLVIGIAADFILPTVVQNLVVQPNELQREEPYIQRTIALTRQAFALEVIDEQTFNPTGDLTEADIQRNDSTIRNIRLWDQQPLLETNRQLQQIRLYYRFPDADIDRYRLFKELPAERPTAPEQISAANPEQEQEKPTERRQVLIAARELDYTAVPQQAKTWVNRHLIYTHGYGFTMSPVNTVGPGGLPEYFVKDIAGNNANALTTSSEAIRDSVPIGQPRLYFGEITNTHVMTGTKVRELDFPSGSDNVYTTYDGIGGIRVGAPWRRLLFAMYLKDWQMLFTRNFLPDTKVLFRRNIKERIQAIAPFLQFDSDPYLVAADASPENGNSDFPSNNNYLYWIIDAYTTSDRYPYSDTTSAEINYIRNSVKIVIDAYHGTVNFYIADTRDPIINTWSKIFPNTFKPLSNLPPSLLSHIRYPVDYFKIQSERLMTYHMTDPQVFYNREDQWQIPNEIYGSEARPVDPYYLITSLPTLPNLPFVGEASRREEFILLLPYTPRQRSNLIAWLAARSDGENYGKLLLYVFPKERLIFGPEQIEARINQDPVISQQISLWNRQGSRAVQGNLLIIPIEQSLLYVEPIYLEATQNRLPTLVRVIVAFENRIVMAPTLEQALQGIFQPEVTPAPAIIRPVEEPAPSE is encoded by the coding sequence ATGTTATGGAAATGGTGCTTTAGATTATTAATAATATTCCTGGGAGTTTGGCTACTCCTAGATTTAGTTTCGCGTCTAGGAGCAGAAATTTTCTGGTTTGAGAATGTGGGCTATGTGCAAGTATTTCTGCTGAGGATAATTACCCAGGGTGGTTTGTGGATACTTGTGGCTGGTGTTACGGCTACTTTTCTACTGGGAAATCTCAGGTTTGCACAACAGCTAAAATATCCCGATTCTTTGAAGATTAAGGAAGTCCGGCGCGAGGAAGCAGCAATTGACAGTGACCTGCAAAATTTTCTCAGTCCTAACTATCCCAAACCCGATGAAACACAGACACCTAAGTCCCGGACTAAATCGTTAAGATTACTCTGGTTGCTACCCATAGCCTTGGTATTCAGCTTGTTAGTGGGATTAATGCTGGCTCATTACGGTGAAATAGCTGTTAGTTATTGGCATTCTCCGATTATCAGGACTGTTCCACCAGTTCCACCTTTGTTTCGACCAGAGAGAATTTGGCAACTAATCAGTGTGCAAATTGTCTCTCAGGGTTGGTCTATCGCCTTGGTTGCGGGAGTAGCGATCGCCATTATAATTTATCCCCAATTTTTCTTAGCAGCGATCGCACTTGGTTTTAGTCTCCTTTTTGCTTGGGTGCTATCTCACAACTGGGCCAGGGTACTGCAATACTTTAGCCCCACTTCCTTCAAAGCTTCTGAACCTTTATTTGGTCTAGATATTAGCTTCTATATATTTTCCCTGCCATTTTGGGAACTGTTAGAACTCTGGCTGATGGGATTATTTTTGTATGCTTTTGTCTCTGTCAGCCTGACTTATCTCCTGTCAGCAGATAGTCTCAGTCAGGGAATTTTTCCAGGGTTTTCGTCTCGACAACAGCGTCATTTATCCGGCTTGGGTGGCTTATTCATGCTCGTTGTCGCCCTGAGTTATTGGCTGAGTCGTTATGAGCTAGTTTATTCTCAACGTGGGGTAACTTACGGTGCTAGTTATACCGATGTCACAGCCGTTTTGCCAGCTTATACAATTTTGTGCGTCTTCGCCTTAATACTTGCCTTTTACCTGCTATGGCGGACTTTTTCCTGGAAACCCCAGTCTCAGTATCGCCCATTGATATTTTATGGGTTGGGGCTGTATCTAGTGATAGGTATCGCAGCTGATTTTATCCTGCCTACTGTGGTGCAAAATTTAGTTGTGCAGCCCAACGAATTACAGCGAGAGGAACCCTACATTCAGCGTACTATTGCCTTGACTCGGCAAGCATTTGCTCTAGAAGTAATTGATGAGCAAACCTTCAACCCCACAGGAGACTTGACGGAAGCTGATATCCAAAGGAATGATTCGACCATTCGGAATATTCGCCTTTGGGATCAACAACCACTCTTAGAAACTAACCGTCAACTGCAACAAATTCGTCTCTACTATCGGTTCCCCGATGCCGATATTGACCGTTACAGACTTTTTAAAGAATTACCCGCCGAAAGACCCACAGCCCCAGAACAGATTTCAGCAGCCAACCCGGAACAGGAACAGGAAAAACCAACAGAACGGCGGCAGGTATTGATTGCTGCACGGGAATTAGACTATACTGCCGTGCCACAACAAGCTAAAACTTGGGTTAACCGCCATTTAATTTATACTCATGGTTACGGTTTTACCATGAGTCCAGTGAACACAGTGGGGCCAGGTGGGCTACCAGAATATTTTGTCAAAGATATTGCTGGCAATAACGCGAACGCCCTTACAACCTCCAGTGAAGCTATTCGTGACAGCGTTCCCATTGGACAACCCCGGCTTTATTTCGGTGAAATTACTAATACTCATGTCATGACTGGTACAAAAGTCAGAGAATTAGACTTTCCCTCTGGTAGTGATAATGTTTACACTACTTATGATGGAATAGGGGGCATTCGCGTTGGTGCGCCTTGGCGACGGTTATTATTTGCCATGTATTTGAAAGATTGGCAAATGTTATTTACGCGGAACTTTCTGCCAGATACCAAGGTATTGTTTCGGCGGAATATCAAGGAACGCATTCAAGCGATCGCACCTTTTCTACAATTTGATAGTGACCCTTATTTAGTCGCCGCCGATGCCAGCCCTGAAAATGGTAATAGTGATTTCCCTAGTAATAATAATTACCTTTACTGGATCATAGACGCTTATACTACAAGCGATCGCTATCCCTACTCCGACACCACCAGCGCAGAAATCAACTACATTCGTAACTCAGTCAAAATCGTTATAGATGCTTACCACGGTACAGTTAACTTTTACATCGCCGATACCCGTGACCCGATTATTAACACTTGGTCAAAAATATTTCCCAACACCTTCAAACCCCTCAGTAATTTACCCCCTAGCCTCCTCAGCCATATTCGTTATCCGGTAGACTACTTCAAAATTCAATCAGAGCGATTGATGACCTACCACATGACAGACCCCCAGGTATTTTATAACCGAGAAGACCAATGGCAAATACCCAACGAAATCTATGGTAGTGAAGCGCGTCCAGTAGACCCCTACTATTTAATTACCAGCCTCCCCACCCTACCCAACCTCCCCTTTGTTGGCGAAGCCTCTCGTAGAGAAGAATTTATCTTACTACTGCCCTACACACCTAGACAACGCTCTAATTTAATCGCTTGGTTAGCAGCGCGGTCAGACGGTGAAAATTACGGTAAATTACTACTATATGTATTTCCAAAAGAACGCTTAATTTTCGGACCAGAGCAAATTGAAGCCCGAATTAACCAAGACCCAGTAATTTCCCAGCAAATATCCCTGTGGAATCGCCAGGGTTCAAGAGCAGTTCAAGGTAATCTATTGATTATTCCCATTGAACAATCCTTATTATACGTCGAGCCAATTTATTTAGAAGCCACGCAAAACCGACTACCCACTTTAGTCCGAGTCATCGTCGCCTTTGAAAACCGCATAGTCATGGCTCCAACACTAGAGCAAGCATTACAGGGAATATTCCAGCCAGAAGTCACACCAGCCCCAGCCATAATTCGTCCTGTAGAAGAGCCAGCCCCCTCAGAATAG